One Nostoc punctiforme PCC 73102 DNA window includes the following coding sequences:
- the rpsH gene encoding 30S ribosomal protein S8, producing MAANDTIADMLTRIRNANLARHQTTQVPATKMTRSIAKVLREEGFIAEIEEAEEGVKHNLVISLKYKGKNRQPLITALKRVSKPGLRVYSNRKELPRVLGGIGIAIISTSSGIMTDREARRQNLGGEVLCYVW from the coding sequence ATGGCGGCTAACGACACAATTGCAGATATGCTGACGCGCATCCGCAATGCCAACCTGGCGCGGCATCAAACTACACAAGTGCCAGCTACAAAAATGACCCGCAGCATTGCCAAAGTGCTACGGGAGGAAGGCTTTATTGCTGAAATCGAAGAAGCAGAAGAAGGGGTAAAACACAACCTAGTGATTTCCCTGAAATATAAGGGTAAGAATCGTCAGCCTCTAATCACCGCCTTAAAGCGAGTGAGTAAGCCAGGCTTGCGTGTTTACTCCAATAGAAAAGAATTACCAAGAGTACTAGGCGGCATTGGCATTGCCATTATTTCTACATCCAGTGGAATTATGACTGACCGCGAAGCGCGTCGTCAGAACTTGGGTGGCGAAGTGCTTTGTTACGTTTGGTAG
- the rplO gene encoding 50S ribosomal protein L15 has protein sequence MRLHDVKPQKGSKKRKKRVARGISAGQGASAGLGMRGQKSRSGSGTRPGFEGGQQPLYRRLPKLKGFPIVNQKIYTTINVEKLASLPANTEVTLASLKAAGILTAVKGPLKILGNGELSTPLKVQAAAFTGTARSKIEAAGGSCEVL, from the coding sequence ATGAGACTCCATGATGTTAAGCCGCAAAAAGGCTCAAAGAAACGCAAAAAGCGTGTAGCCAGAGGTATTTCTGCTGGTCAAGGTGCTAGTGCTGGTCTAGGTATGCGGGGTCAAAAGTCTCGTTCTGGTAGTGGTACTCGACCCGGTTTTGAAGGTGGTCAACAGCCATTGTACCGCCGCTTACCGAAACTGAAGGGCTTTCCGATTGTTAATCAAAAGATTTACACTACGATTAATGTAGAGAAGCTAGCCTCTCTTCCCGCTAATACGGAAGTAACTTTAGCCTCCTTGAAAGCAGCAGGTATCCTGACTGCTGTCAAAGGGCCATTGAAAATTTTGGGTAACGGCGAATTGAGCACTCCGCTCAAGGTACAAGCGGCAGCTTTCACAGGTACAGCTCGTAGCAAAATTGAGGCAGCTGGTGGGAGTTGTGAAGTCTTATGA
- the rpsQ gene encoding 30S ribosomal protein S17 has product MAVKERVGLVVSDKMQKTVVVAIENRAPHPKYGKIVVNTQRYKVHDEENKCKVGDRVRIQETRPLSKTKRWKITEVLNIKPA; this is encoded by the coding sequence ATGGCAGTTAAAGAACGAGTTGGCTTGGTAGTGAGCGATAAAATGCAAAAAACTGTGGTGGTTGCCATAGAAAACCGCGCTCCTCACCCCAAGTACGGCAAGATTGTGGTTAACACCCAACGATATAAAGTTCACGACGAAGAAAATAAGTGTAAAGTAGGTGATCGCGTTCGCATTCAGGAAACTAGACCCCTGAGCAAAACCAAGCGCTGGAAAATCACAGAAGTCCTGAACATCAAACCTGCTTAA
- the rplF gene encoding 50S ribosomal protein L6 gives MSRIGKRPITIPAKVQVAINGTNIVVKGPKGELSRTLRDNVSLSQEGEILHVNRRDETRTSKQLHGLSRTLVANMVEGVSQGFQRRLEIQGVGYRAQLQGRNLVLNMGYSHQVQIEPPDGIQFAVEGTTNVIVSGYDKEIVGNTAAKIRAVRPPEPYKGKGIRYAGEVVRRKAGKTGKGGKK, from the coding sequence ATGTCTCGTATTGGTAAACGTCCAATTACTATTCCCGCCAAAGTTCAAGTGGCGATCAATGGTACGAATATTGTGGTGAAAGGCCCGAAAGGAGAACTTTCTCGCACTCTCAGAGATAATGTCTCACTCTCTCAAGAGGGAGAAATATTACACGTAAATCGTCGGGATGAAACTCGGACATCAAAGCAACTGCACGGCTTGAGCCGAACTTTAGTTGCCAACATGGTTGAGGGAGTTTCCCAAGGTTTTCAACGCCGTTTGGAAATCCAAGGTGTTGGTTACAGGGCACAACTTCAAGGGCGTAATCTAGTTTTAAACATGGGTTACAGCCATCAGGTGCAAATTGAACCACCAGATGGGATTCAGTTTGCAGTCGAAGGTACCACTAACGTGATTGTCAGCGGCTACGACAAAGAAATCGTAGGCAACACAGCCGCAAAAATTCGCGCCGTTCGTCCACCAGAACCTTACAAAGGTAAAGGCATTCGCTATGCCGGTGAAGTGGTAAGACGTAAGGCTGGTAAGACTGGTAAGGGTGGTAAGAAGTAG
- the rplN gene encoding 50S ribosomal protein L14, with protein MIQPQTYLNVADNSGARKLMCIRVLGGGNRRYGFIGDKIIAVVKDATPNMAVKKSDVVEAVIVRTRKAVSRDSGMSIRFDDNAAVIINKDGNPRGTRVFGPVARELRDKNFTKIVSLAPEVL; from the coding sequence GTGATTCAACCCCAGACTTACCTGAATGTCGCAGATAATAGCGGTGCCCGCAAACTAATGTGCATCCGCGTTTTAGGCGGAGGCAACCGTCGTTATGGTTTTATCGGTGATAAAATTATCGCCGTTGTCAAAGATGCTACACCCAACATGGCTGTCAAAAAGTCTGATGTTGTGGAAGCAGTAATTGTCCGCACTCGTAAAGCTGTATCTCGTGACAGTGGCATGAGTATTCGCTTTGATGATAACGCTGCTGTAATTATCAACAAAGACGGTAATCCTAGAGGCACACGGGTTTTTGGCCCAGTTGCACGGGAACTGCGCGATAAAAACTTTACCAAAATTGTTTCTCTGGCTCCGGAGGTGCTTTAA
- the rpmC gene encoding 50S ribosomal protein L29 yields MPLPKISEARELSDEKLSDEIVAIKRQLFQLRLQKATRQLEKPHQFRQARHRLAQLLTLETERKRAASQSAKEEK; encoded by the coding sequence ATGCCTCTTCCCAAGATTTCAGAAGCTAGAGAATTAAGTGACGAGAAGCTCTCTGATGAAATTGTTGCGATCAAAAGACAACTATTTCAGTTGCGTTTGCAAAAAGCGACAAGACAATTAGAAAAGCCCCACCAATTCAGACAGGCTCGACATCGCCTAGCCCAATTGCTGACATTAGAAACAGAACGCAAACGGGCAGCAAGTCAATCGGCTAAAGAAGAAAAGTAG
- the rpsE gene encoding 30S ribosomal protein S5 — protein sequence MATERKSRTKRAKKEETTWQERVIQIRRVSKVVKGGKKLSFRAIVVVGNERGQVGVGVGKASDVIGAVKKGVADGKKHLIDIPITKSNSIPHPIDGVGGGAKVIMRPAAPGTGVIAGGAVRTVLELAGVRNVLAKQLGSNNPLNNARAAVNALSTLRTLSEVAEDRGIPIQNLYI from the coding sequence ATGGCAACAGAGCGTAAAAGTAGAACAAAGCGTGCCAAAAAAGAAGAAACTACTTGGCAAGAGCGGGTTATCCAAATCCGCCGCGTGAGCAAGGTCGTCAAAGGCGGTAAAAAACTCAGTTTCCGAGCGATCGTTGTCGTCGGTAACGAACGCGGTCAAGTTGGTGTCGGAGTAGGCAAAGCCTCAGATGTAATCGGTGCAGTCAAAAAAGGCGTAGCCGACGGCAAAAAACATCTCATTGATATCCCAATCACAAAATCTAACTCCATCCCCCATCCCATTGATGGTGTAGGTGGCGGTGCAAAAGTGATTATGCGTCCAGCCGCACCTGGTACTGGGGTAATTGCTGGTGGTGCTGTGCGGACTGTGTTGGAATTGGCAGGAGTTCGTAACGTCTTAGCCAAGCAACTTGGTTCTAACAATCCGCTCAATAATGCTAGAGCAGCAGTCAATGCCTTATCTACATTGCGGACTCTTTCTGAAGTCGCCGAAGATCGCGGTATTCCTATTCAAAATCTCTACATCTAA
- the rplE gene encoding 50S ribosomal protein L5 gives MATTRLKSLYQETIVPKLINQFQYTNVHQVPKLVKVTINRGLGEAAQNAKSLEASINEIALVTGQKPVVTRAKKAIAGFKIRQGMPVGIMVTLRAERMYAFFDRLVSLSLPRIRDFRGVSPKSFDGRGNYTLGVREQLIFPEVEYDSVDQVRGMDISIITTAKNDEEGRALLKELGMPFRDQ, from the coding sequence ATGGCGACAACAAGACTCAAAAGCTTATATCAAGAGACAATCGTCCCCAAACTGATTAATCAGTTTCAATATACCAACGTTCATCAAGTACCGAAGTTGGTAAAAGTTACTATTAACCGAGGTTTGGGTGAAGCAGCTCAAAATGCCAAGTCGCTGGAAGCATCCATCAACGAAATTGCGCTTGTTACTGGTCAAAAACCAGTGGTGACGCGGGCGAAAAAGGCGATCGCTGGCTTTAAGATCCGTCAAGGGATGCCTGTGGGGATCATGGTGACACTCAGAGCCGAACGGATGTATGCCTTTTTCGACCGGCTAGTTAGCCTATCACTGCCCAGAATTCGAGATTTTCGTGGCGTTAGCCCTAAAAGCTTTGACGGACGGGGTAACTATACTCTGGGTGTAAGAGAACAGCTAATTTTTCCAGAAGTCGAATACGACAGCGTTGATCAAGTGCGTGGGATGGATATTTCCATCATCACCACAGCAAAAAACGACGAAGAGGGCCGCGCCTTACTTAAAGAATTAGGAATGCCCTTTCGCGATCAGTAA
- the rplX gene encoding 50S ribosomal protein L24, with translation MATKQGTPKVFHKMHVKTGDTVQVIAGKDKGKIGEIVQALPQLSKVIVKGVNIKTKHVKPQQEGESGRIVTQEFPIHSSNVMLYSTKQNVASRVCYTFTSEGKKVRKLKKTGEILDK, from the coding sequence ATGGCAACCAAACAGGGTACGCCCAAAGTATTCCACAAAATGCACGTTAAAACTGGCGACACCGTACAAGTGATTGCTGGTAAAGACAAAGGAAAAATTGGTGAAATTGTCCAGGCACTTCCCCAACTGAGTAAAGTCATCGTCAAAGGTGTCAACATCAAGACCAAGCACGTCAAACCCCAGCAAGAAGGGGAATCAGGGCGGATTGTCACCCAAGAATTCCCAATTCATAGCTCCAACGTGATGCTTTATTCCACTAAGCAAAACGTTGCCAGTCGTGTTTGTTATACCTTTACCTCAGAAGGCAAGAAAGTCAGAAAACTTAAAAAAACTGGCGAGATTCTGGATAAATAG
- the rpsC gene encoding 30S ribosomal protein S3: MGQKIHPVGFRLGITHEHQSRWFAVPDRYPELLQEDYKLRQYIEQKLGRLAQNNAGISEVRIERKADQIDLEVRTARPGVVVGRGGQGIESLRTGLQGLLGSNRQIRINVVEVQRVDADAYLIAEYIAQQLERRVSFRRVVRQSIQRAQRAGVQGIKIQVSGRLNGAEIARTEWTREGRVPLHTLRADIDYSYCTAKTVYGILGIKVWVFKGEIIPGQEPDPLPPASRDRERDPRDRDREPRRRQQQRRRQQFEDRSNEG; encoded by the coding sequence GTGGGACAGAAAATTCATCCAGTTGGTTTTCGCCTGGGTATTACACATGAACATCAATCCCGTTGGTTTGCTGTTCCTGACCGCTATCCAGAACTTTTACAAGAAGACTACAAACTCCGTCAATACATAGAACAAAAGCTGGGTAGACTTGCTCAAAACAACGCCGGAATTTCCGAAGTGCGGATTGAGCGCAAAGCCGACCAAATCGACTTAGAAGTACGCACAGCTAGACCCGGTGTAGTAGTAGGGCGTGGTGGACAAGGTATAGAATCTTTGCGTACCGGACTCCAAGGACTATTGGGTAGCAATCGCCAAATTCGTATTAACGTAGTTGAAGTTCAACGAGTTGATGCTGATGCCTACCTAATTGCCGAATACATTGCTCAACAATTGGAACGCCGGGTTTCCTTTCGGCGAGTAGTGCGGCAATCAATTCAGCGTGCCCAACGCGCTGGTGTTCAAGGTATTAAAATCCAAGTCAGCGGACGGCTCAACGGTGCAGAAATTGCCCGGACAGAGTGGACTCGTGAAGGTAGAGTACCTTTACATACCTTACGGGCTGACATTGACTACTCTTATTGCACGGCAAAAACTGTTTACGGTATTTTGGGCATCAAAGTTTGGGTGTTTAAGGGAGAAATTATTCCTGGACAGGAACCAGATCCACTACCACCAGCAAGCCGCGATCGCGAACGTGACCCCCGCGATCGCGATCGTGAACCTCGTCGCCGTCAACAACAACGTCGTCGCCAGCAATTTGAAGACCGCTCAAATGAAGGATAA
- the infA gene encoding translation initiation factor IF-1, whose translation MSKQDLIEMEGTVTESLPNAMFRVDLDNGFNVLAHISGKIRRNYIKILPGDRVKVELTPYDLTKGRITYRLRKK comes from the coding sequence TTGTCTAAGCAAGATTTGATTGAAATGGAAGGCACGGTTACAGAGTCCTTGCCCAATGCGATGTTTCGCGTTGACTTGGACAATGGATTTAACGTGCTAGCTCACATTTCCGGCAAGATTCGCCGCAACTATATCAAGATTTTGCCCGGCGATCGCGTCAAGGTAGAGTTAACTCCTTATGACTTGACCAAAGGCAGAATTACCTATCGACTACGAAAGAAGTAA
- the rplR gene encoding 50S ribosomal protein L18 — MKLTRRESKNRRHRRVRGKVVGSPERPRLAVFRSNEHIYAQVIDDSQHQTIVAASTLEPELKSSLASGANRDASVQVGKLIAVRSLEKGITKVVFDRGGNLYHGRVKALADAAREAGLDF; from the coding sequence ATGAAACTTACTCGTAGAGAATCAAAAAACCGTCGTCATCGACGCGTTCGTGGCAAAGTTGTTGGCTCCCCAGAACGTCCGCGTTTAGCAGTATTCCGTTCTAATGAGCATATTTATGCCCAGGTAATTGATGATAGTCAGCATCAAACCATAGTGGCAGCATCGACTTTAGAACCAGAGTTGAAATCTAGTTTAGCGTCAGGTGCAAACCGCGACGCATCGGTGCAAGTTGGTAAGTTGATCGCAGTGCGATCACTAGAAAAAGGCATCACCAAAGTAGTCTTCGATCGCGGTGGTAACTTATATCATGGTCGTGTCAAAGCCCTAGCTGATGCAGCACGCGAAGCTGGTTTAGATTTCTAA
- the rplP gene encoding 50S ribosomal protein L16: MLSPRRTKFRKQQRGRMEGLATRGSTLNFGDFALQAQEPAWITSRQIEASRRAMTRYIRRGGQIWIRIFPDKPVTMRPAETRMGSGKGNPEFWVAVVKPGRILFEIGGVSEEIAREAMRLASFKLPIKTKFIVRSQPQEQE, translated from the coding sequence ATGTTAAGCCCTAGAAGAACTAAATTCCGCAAACAACAGCGCGGACGGATGGAGGGACTAGCCACCCGTGGTAGTACCCTCAACTTCGGTGATTTTGCACTCCAAGCACAAGAACCTGCTTGGATCACCTCCCGCCAAATCGAGGCTTCTCGTCGGGCAATGACCCGTTATATTCGTCGGGGTGGACAAATCTGGATTCGGATTTTTCCTGATAAACCTGTAACCATGCGTCCTGCTGAAACCCGGATGGGTTCCGGTAAAGGTAATCCAGAGTTTTGGGTAGCGGTAGTCAAGCCAGGACGAATTTTGTTTGAAATCGGTGGGGTTTCTGAAGAAATCGCCCGTGAAGCTATGCGTTTGGCTTCATTTAAACTGCCCATCAAAACTAAGTTTATTGTGCGCTCTCAACCACAGGAGCAGGAGTAG
- a CDS encoding adenylate kinase, with the protein MTRLIFLGPPGAGKGTQAQSLAGHLNIPHISTGEILRQAMKEQTHLGIKAQNYVNSGELVPDQLVQDLVQERLNQPDAENGWILDGFPRKVTQAAFLEELLETIHQSGERVVNLDAPDDVVVERLLARGRKDDTEEVIRRRLEVYRAETAPLIDYYRDRQKLLTVNGNQSQEEVTTELQKVIA; encoded by the coding sequence GTGACGCGACTAATCTTCTTGGGACCACCTGGAGCTGGTAAGGGAACACAAGCTCAATCATTGGCGGGACACTTAAATATTCCCCATATTTCTACTGGGGAAATATTAAGACAAGCTATGAAAGAGCAAACTCATCTGGGAATCAAAGCTCAAAACTATGTAAATAGCGGCGAGTTAGTACCCGATCAGCTAGTGCAGGACTTGGTACAGGAGCGCCTCAACCAACCAGATGCAGAAAATGGTTGGATTCTTGATGGTTTTCCCCGTAAAGTGACGCAAGCAGCTTTTCTAGAAGAATTGCTGGAAACAATACATCAGAGTGGCGAAAGGGTAGTTAATCTAGATGCACCAGATGATGTTGTGGTAGAACGTTTGTTAGCTAGAGGGCGAAAAGATGATACCGAAGAGGTGATTCGTCGTCGGTTAGAAGTGTACCGCGCTGAAACTGCACCTTTAATTGATTATTATCGCGATCGCCAAAAACTTTTAACAGTCAATGGCAATCAGTCCCAAGAAGAAGTCACTACTGAACTGCAAAAGGTAATCGCTTGA
- the secY gene encoding preprotein translocase subunit SecY — translation MISRDKAPTAQETFMQMAQAAGLRGRLLVTVGVLILVRLGIFLPVPGIDRPRFAEAISGSNSIFGLLDIFSGRGLSTLGVFALGILPFINASIIIQLLTAAIPSLENLQKNEGEAGRRKISQITRYVTVCWAILQSTAFSALFLQQFALNPGPIFVAETAIALTAGSMFVMWASELITERGIGNGASLLIFVNIVASLPKALGDTIDLVQVGGRETVGRVIVLILVFLATIVGIVVVQEGMRRIPIISARRQVGRRVLAEQRSFLPLRLNQGGVMPIIFAAAILSLPLLIANFAKNAELANIINTYLSPSGSGSWVYALVYMISIIFFSYFYSSLILNPVDVAQNLKKMGSSIPGIRPGKATSEYIERVSNRLTFLGAIFLGLVAIIPTGVESALGVPTFKGLGATSLLILVGVAIDTARQIQTYVISQRYEGMVKQ, via the coding sequence ATGATCAGTCGAGATAAAGCCCCAACGGCTCAAGAAACTTTTATGCAGATGGCACAAGCAGCCGGGCTTAGAGGTAGGCTGCTTGTTACTGTCGGTGTTTTAATTTTGGTTCGCCTGGGTATTTTCTTACCCGTACCAGGGATTGACAGACCTAGATTTGCCGAAGCTATATCGGGCAGTAATTCCATATTCGGTTTATTGGATATATTCTCCGGGCGAGGACTTTCGACTTTGGGCGTTTTTGCTCTAGGGATTTTACCCTTTATTAATGCGTCCATTATCATCCAATTGCTCACCGCGGCGATTCCATCTTTAGAAAATTTACAGAAAAATGAAGGCGAAGCGGGTCGGCGGAAAATATCGCAAATTACCCGCTATGTCACTGTCTGTTGGGCAATTCTCCAAAGTACAGCATTTTCAGCATTATTCCTCCAGCAATTTGCCTTAAATCCAGGACCAATCTTTGTAGCTGAAACTGCGATCGCTCTAACTGCTGGTTCTATGTTCGTTATGTGGGCATCAGAACTCATTACAGAGCGGGGAATTGGGAATGGAGCATCATTGTTGATTTTTGTCAACATTGTCGCCTCATTACCAAAAGCTTTAGGCGATACTATCGATTTGGTGCAAGTCGGCGGTCGGGAAACAGTGGGTCGCGTCATCGTACTAATCTTAGTTTTCTTAGCAACCATTGTTGGTATTGTGGTTGTCCAAGAAGGAATGCGCCGCATCCCGATTATTTCGGCTCGTCGCCAAGTAGGTCGTAGAGTTTTGGCAGAGCAACGGAGCTTTTTACCCTTGCGGCTAAATCAAGGTGGCGTAATGCCAATTATCTTTGCCGCAGCTATCCTCAGTTTGCCATTGCTAATTGCAAATTTCGCCAAGAATGCTGAGTTGGCAAATATAATTAACACTTATTTGAGTCCAAGCGGTTCTGGCTCTTGGGTCTATGCCTTGGTTTACATGATTTCCATTATTTTCTTCAGCTACTTCTATTCTTCGTTGATTCTCAACCCGGTAGATGTAGCGCAGAATTTGAAGAAAATGGGTTCTAGTATTCCTGGCATTCGTCCCGGTAAAGCGACTAGTGAGTATATCGAGCGCGTGTCAAACCGACTCACCTTTTTGGGTGCTATCTTTTTGGGCTTGGTTGCTATTATCCCAACCGGTGTAGAAAGTGCTTTAGGAGTACCCACATTTAAGGGACTAGGTGCTACCTCTCTGTTAATTCTAGTCGGTGTGGCGATTGATACGGCGAGGCAAATCCAAACATACGTAATCTCTCAGCGCTATGAAGGAATGGTGAAACAATAG